ATCTTGGGAGATATGTTTGAATTGGGAGAGCATGCAGAAGAGGAACACGCAAAGCTTGGTGAGATTATCAGTGAATATGAGATTGAAAAGGTGTGTTTCACTGGTAAACTGATCGTTTCCGCTTTAGCCAGATACCCTAAAGCACTTTATTTTCCTGATCCATTTTCTTTTAGAAATTGGCTTCAGGATAGCCAATTAGAGGACTATTTAATTTTGATCAAAGGAAGCCGGGGAATGAAGCTAGAAGGTCTGGTTGACTTTATTTAAACCAAAACCAGAATCTGCTTGTTTAAAATGACCAAATTCGATTTTAACCAATTCCAATAAATTCATGAGACCTTACCTGAAGTTTTTATCTGAGCTAGCCAATCATAATTCTAAGGAATGGATGGATGCGAATAAGAAATGGTATCTCGAATGCAGAGGTGAATTTTTAGAAGATGTACAGGTGATTTTAAAAGGTTTGTCGGAATGGGAACCTGCATTCGAAGTTTTTCAACCAAAAGATTGTGTTTTCAGACAGAACAGAGATATCAGGTTTTCGGCAAATAAGGCTCCTTATAAAGTCAATTTTGCTGCCTATTTTTCTCCAAAAGGAAAAAAATCAGAGGGACCGGGATACTATCTTCATATTCAACCAGGAGAATCATTTATTGGTGGGGGGATCTGGAATCCCATGGGAGAAACGCTCAAAAAAATCAGAAAGGAAATTGATTATTCAGGAGCAGAAATGGAACAGATTTTAGCAGACCCAAACTTTAATAAAACCTTTGGAGAGATGAGAGGGGATAAGCTTAAAACTAGTCCTCGAGAATATGAAGCGGATCACCCATACATAGAATTACTTAGGATGAAGAGTTTCACAGTGATGACTTCTTTGATGGATTCCCAAATTGACAATGGCCAATTTATCCAGCTGGCATTGGAGAAATTCAAGATCATGCTTCCGTTTCAGGAATTCTTAACAAAAGCTGTGGAAGAAGTAGAAGACGGCTCAGGGATTTTGTAAAAATAATTTTTCTAAAACTATTGCTACGCCATCCTCTTTATTGGTTGTGGTGATTTCTTTCGCAACTGCTTTTACCTCAGGTCTGGCATTCCCAACGGCCACTCCATAACCAACAGATTGAAGCAAATCAATGTCATTGTAGTTATCCCCGAAAGCTATCACTGACTCCATTCCGAAGTCAAAAGCATGGTCCAGGATTTTGATCAAACCAGTCGCTTTTGAAATGGATCTAGGTGCGATTTCCAAGTAAGTGTCACTAGATCGATAAAGATGGAGATCGTTTCCATGTTCGAAATGCAACTCCCCAAATAGCCAAGAGATCTCTTGTGAATCCCCCATGCACATCACTTTATGAGCTCCTGAGTCTCCTTTTGACCATAGCTGAACTACTTCATTTCCAGGCAGCCAAGTGCAATTTGTTTTGGTGTTTCTAATTTCTCGTTGGGACCAATAATCGTCCTTTTCTTCATACCAGTCCTCTCCTTGATAAAGGCTGACATGGATATTGGTATTTTTACAGAGGTCCAAAATCTTCGCGACCAATGGTACAGGGATCGTTACAGAATCTAAGATTTCTCCTTCAGCGCTGATCACATAGCCTCCATTATAGCAAATCAAAGGTTGCTCAGGTTTCTGCAAATCTCTGACCAGATGACGCATAGCATTTGGCATTCTAGAGCTTGCAAGAATTACAGGGAAATCTGAAGGAAATTTGTTGACCACAGATTTCAGTCTAGGGGATAGATCACGATCAGCATTGAGGAGGGTGCCGTCAATGTCTGAACAAAAAGCTTTAATATTCATTAATCAAATTCTGACCAGTCAATATCATTAGCAAAGTTGGTGAAAAAGCCAAAGCCAATGATAGCAATGAAAATCATTACAGCTGCGAAAATAATAAGTTTTACTATTAACTCAGCCTTCGCCCAATTGGCCTTATCTGGATCAGTGCTTTTATCAGTTGCCCAAATGATGAGCATAACTAGTCCAATTAATGGAAGGCGCTTGATTAGTACTGCAATCACCCATTCTCC
Above is a window of Algoriphagus machipongonensis DNA encoding:
- a CDS encoding DUF2461 domain-containing protein, which encodes MRPYLKFLSELANHNSKEWMDANKKWYLECRGEFLEDVQVILKGLSEWEPAFEVFQPKDCVFRQNRDIRFSANKAPYKVNFAAYFSPKGKKSEGPGYYLHIQPGESFIGGGIWNPMGETLKKIRKEIDYSGAEMEQILADPNFNKTFGEMRGDKLKTSPREYEADHPYIELLRMKSFTVMTSLMDSQIDNGQFIQLALEKFKIMLPFQEFLTKAVEEVEDGSGIL
- a CDS encoding Cof-type HAD-IIB family hydrolase, giving the protein MNIKAFCSDIDGTLLNADRDLSPRLKSVVNKFPSDFPVILASSRMPNAMRHLVRDLQKPEQPLICYNGGYVISAEGEILDSVTIPVPLVAKILDLCKNTNIHVSLYQGEDWYEEKDDYWSQREIRNTKTNCTWLPGNEVVQLWSKGDSGAHKVMCMGDSQEISWLFGELHFEHGNDLHLYRSSDTYLEIAPRSISKATGLIKILDHAFDFGMESVIAFGDNYNDIDLLQSVGYGVAVGNARPEVKAVAKEITTTNKEDGVAIVLEKLFLQNP